A region of Dioscorea cayenensis subsp. rotundata cultivar TDr96_F1 chromosome 5, TDr96_F1_v2_PseudoChromosome.rev07_lg8_w22 25.fasta, whole genome shotgun sequence DNA encodes the following proteins:
- the LOC120261945 gene encoding early nodulin-like protein 1, which translates to MARMAVTVTAAILAVILSAVSSPMTVVADNSTPPPYVNHTVGGAAGWIFNVSSNISAVNFSDWAKSQSFFLGDYLIFKTGTALPVIQTYNVTTYARCNADDDNGNETYVYDGSASDASPAVIPVPLTVEGDNYYFSGAGDDRFQCSHGMRFHIVVQHGRGLPPSLSQPPPPPYTEPPSPPVTPAPPGAGTGQEESFYNGGGRRGVGVWVKFSGFFFGVLLLMV; encoded by the exons ATGGCGAGGATGGCGGTGACGGTGACCGCAGCGATCCTGGCGGTGATCTTATCCGCTGTTTCATCTCCGATGACGGTGGTGGCGGACAACAGCACGCCGCCGCCCTACGTTAATCACACTGTCGGCGGAGCCGCCGGCTGGATCTTCAATGTCTCTTCTAATATCTCGGCGGTCAATTTCTCGGATTGGGCTAAATCGCAATCCTTCTTTCTCGGCGATTATCTCA TCTTCAAGACCGGCACGGCATTGCCCGTGATTCAAACGTACAACGTCACCACCTACGCACGATGCAACGCCGACGACGACAACGGCAATGAGACTTACGTGTACGATGGGAGCGCGTCAGATGCCTCGCCGGCGGTGATCCCAGTTCCACTCACCGTTGAGGGTGATAACTATTACTTCTCCGGTGCAGGGGATGATAGGTTCCAGTGCTCCCATGGCATGCGTTTCCATATCGTGGTCCAGCACGGACGTGGCCTCCCGCCTTCGCTCAGCCAGCCTCCGCCGCCGCCGTACACTGAGCCACCATCTCCGCCGGTAACTCCGGCGCCGCCCGGGGCTGGGACGGGGCAAGAGGAGTCGTTTTATAACGGGGGTGGGAGAAGAGGGGTTGGAGTTTGGGTGAAGTTTTCGGGTTTCTTTTTTGGTGTACTTCTTTTAATGGTCTAG
- the LOC120260192 gene encoding trinucleotide repeat-containing gene 18 protein-like, protein MECSLEEEEEERQNTGRKSKEYCSSPEFEFWMVNNPSMPEPNLLTADELFSDGVLLPLHLLSSHPPPPSPQPPPPSTDHSPSILSMPTSSSSSSSPSSSKRWKDIFRVSDKKPDDKKDKKSSSGAGGGGTTELNIHIWPFSRSRSAGTASSGRAKPASTTRKSSSAPCSRSNSAGRKWTASPGRAAGVPVGRTSPVWQFRRPPGKVTEQKIKSGIRGLNLNVNTCIGYSRTQVSCRGDGKRRNTSGDGIKGDVSNTGSLFSLRTLFSKKVY, encoded by the coding sequence atGGAGTGTagtttagaagaagaagaagaagaaaggcaaAACACAGGGAGGAAAAGCAAGGAGTACTGTTCCTCCCCTGAGTTTGAGTTCTGGATGGTAAACAACCCTTCTATGCCGGAACCCAACCTTCTCACCGCCGACGAGCTCTTCTCCGACGGTGTTCTCCTTCCTCTTCACCTTCTATCCTCCCATCCCCCACCACCATCACCTCAACCTCCACCACCCTCCACTGATCACTCCCCGTCCATCCTCTCCATgcccacctcctcctcctcctcctcctctccttcCTCTTCAAAACGCTGGAAAGACATCTTCAGAGTGTCCGACAAGAAGCCAGACgacaagaaagacaaaaaatCCAGCTCCGGCGCCGGCGGTGGCGGCACCACCGAGCTCAACATCCATATATGGCCTTTCTCTCGTAGCCGCTCAGCCGGCACCGCCAGCTCCGGCAGGGCCAAGCCGGCCTCCACGACTCGCAAGTCTAGCAGCGCTCCTTGCTCACGGAGCAACTCCGCCGGCCGGAAATGGACCGCCAGCCCTGGCCGCGCCGCCGGCGTCCCCGTTGGCCGCACTAGCCCTGTCTGGCAGTTCCGCAGACCTCCCGGTAAGGTTACCGAACAGAAAATTAAAAGCGGGATCAGAGGACTCAATCTCAACGTTAACACTTGCATTGGTTATAGTAGAACTCAAGTGTCCTGCCGCGGTGATGGTAAGCGTAGGAACACCTCCGGTGACGGGATCAAGGGAGATGTTAGTAATACTGGTAGTCTTTTTAGCCTTAGAACGTTGTTTTCTAAGAAGGTGTATTAA
- the LOC120260649 gene encoding probable DNA primase large subunit — protein sequence MGWISFMHENTLRSCRRISRGKLKMEIMRSQRKSAADEVPILSLYRSAPQVEVILDDFERFAIDRLLVLKGVSDGLSRGKKPEEMENLVKELWRTHMGHPDAPETRNKDIISHFILRLVYCRTEDLRNWFLSAETTLFRCRYRLEGLETQRMLLAEFDFPYKALSQAEFEVVKEKLVQVSRSIGLSPKESVFFKMPFEEVSDLVSSRKVFLLKGYAYVAMSQVSSPVTKQFRRILSKALELTNRKWTSISQEKEKNRLTPIVESLSSSYLGPDYSQHQESSEISLRDIDRLANNSFPPCMRHLFEKLREDHHLKHGGRMQLSLFLKGVGLKLEDALTFWKAEFSQKVRCVTICSLISYQPRA from the exons ATGGGTTGGATTTCATTCATGCATGAGAATACGCTGAGATCGTGCCGGAGGATATCTCGTG GAAAGCTAAAGATGGAGATCATGAGATCGCAGAGGAAGTCGGCGGCGGACGAGGTCCCAATCCTCTCCCTCTACCGATCTGCGCCACAGGTCGAAGTGATCCTCGATGATTTTGAGCGCTTCGCCATCGATCGGCTTCTAG TCCTGAAAGGGGTTTCGGATGGCTTGTCCCGTGGGAAGAAACCGGAAGAGATGGAAAATTTG GTTAAGGAGCTCTGGAGAACACACATGGGGCATCCAGATGCGCCTGAGACAAGAAATAAGGATATAATCTCTCATTTCATCCTTCGTCTAGTGTATTGTAGAAC GGAAGATTTGAGGAATTGGTTTCTTTCGGCGGAGACAACCTTGTTCCGATGCCGATATCGGCTTGAGGGCCTTGAGACACAG AGGATGCTCTTGGCTGAATTTGATTTCCCATATAAAGCACTTAGTCAGGCAGAATTTGAG GTCGTGAAGGAGAAGCTAGTGCAAGTTTCACGTTCTATTGGTCTATCTCCCAAGG AGTCGGTCTTCTTCAAG ATGCCTTTTGAAGAAGTATCAGACCTTGTTTCCAGCCGTAAAGTATTCTTGCTCAAAGGTTATGCTTATGTTGCTATGAGCCAA GTATCATCTCCAGTCACCAAACAGTTCCGCAGAATCCTTTCAAAGGCACTTGAATTGACTAACAG AAAGTGGACCTCTATTTCtcaggagaaggagaagaaccgGTTGACACCT ATTGTTGAATCATTAAGCTCAAGTTATCTAGGACCTGACTATTCTCAG CACCAGGAATCTTCTGAGATATCCCTTAGGGACATTGACCGACTGGCAAACAATTCCTTTCCTCCTTGTATGCGCCATTTATTTGAAAAG TTAAGGGAAGACCATCACCTCAAGCATGGGGGAAGGATGCAACTAAGTCTTTTCCTCAAG